ccattctgtgactctttgtCACACTCAAAGCCTCCCTGGAGGAGCTGAGAGGTGCTCGCTGTCCTCCCCTGCCATGATGGAGATGAGCATCCCCTGACCtccccagcaggagagcaggagccagtcccttcccttggcaggaggcagctgggggtgacGAGCCAGGGCTAGGGCTTGCCCTGCAGCAGTCTGACTGTGCCCTCCTTGCCTTGCAGACAGCATGGGCACCTCCACATACCGCCCTCCCGCCCGCACCATGGAGGTGGTGATCAACAAGTACGTGGTGAAGCTCAAGTACTGCTACACCTGCAGGATGTTCCGGCCGCCGCGCACCTCCCACTGCAGCGTCTGCGACAACTGCGTGGGTGAGCGCCCCCTGCCGCCCGGCCCCTGCCGCCCgaccccggccccggccccggccccggccccggccccggccccggcccccgccgccccctccctggaggtgttcaaggccaggctgcatgagcaacctgggctggtggaggtgtccctgctcatggcagggggttgggactggatgatcttcaaaacccttccagcccagcccagtgaGGCAGCTGTagggggtgggcagggaggattctagcacagcctggctgctctggaacagcttcagctggcagcagggtggccTTTGATTTAGGGATATGCCCTGAGAGTTTCCCTCTtgtgcagctgctcctggtgcTGGATGGCACCTGGCCAGGGTTCTCAGGCAGGTCCTGTGCTTTGAGAGGTTTCTTTTTGTGACTTTGACAGCGATTTTTCTGcccagaggaagctgctgtgcagaaagacagcagccctgctgtgagcacacacccagggctgctgctgcaggagctgctgcctttcccctgCTGTCTTTCACTTTTAGTCATGGCAGATGTCACCAGTCACAGGCTGCTGTGTAGCAGGGTTTGGTGAGAGGAAAGGTTTGGCCTTTGATGCCCTTTGATGCTAAAAGCAGGCATGTGGGcaggtggcacagctctgctgaccttctgctgctctcaggctgctgggtgtgcagccCTCAGGTTTGGGTTCTCTGATAAGGTTTCAAGGCAGCAAGAGTCCTCACCATGGCCTTTTTGTTTCAGAGAGGTTTGatcaccactgcccctgggTGGGCAACTGCGTGGGGAAGCGCAACTATCGCTACTTCTATGCCTtcatcctctccctctccttcctgacCGCCTTCATCTTCGCCTGCGTCGTCACCCACCTCACCCTGCGTGAGTACCAGGGCTCCTGGCAGCCCCggtgccctgctcctggcagcccctgtgccctgctcctggccacaGGAAGCACTGGGTCCCTCCTGCTGGGCTGAGCGTGGCAAGAGGCTGACTGGTTCCTCCCAGGCTTTTCCATGCAAGTGTCCTGAATAAGTCAGGTCTCAGACCACAGGGCCCTGCAGATTCACCCTGCACCTCCctgcagagagagctgctgcctggcttaGCTCTGCggagcaggggagctgctgggtgcagctgctcttcaccctGGCAGCCCCAAACCTCCCCCAGCTctgtctgcaggctgcaggtgtTCCTCAGGCAGACCCCTGTGGcctgcagcagggtggctgCCTGATGGGGGGCCAAGTGCTGGCTGGGGGTGCCAGGCTGATGCTGTTCCTTCTCCTGTTCTGCTTTGCAGGCTCTCAGAGGGATGGGTTCCTCACCACCCTGAAGACAACACCTGCAAGATATCCTTCTGGTGCCatcagctgctcagcctggcaggCAGTGGTGCTGCCACACTGACCATGCAGCTCTTTGCAGGGCCCCCCTGGTGTCCCTTCACCCCTGGTGTCCTTTCACCACTTGGTTCAGTccccaggcaggggacaggcatCTCTTCACCAGACTGGGCAGACCTTTAGCTCACCACCAGGGGCTGAGGGTGGCTGACAGATTTGTTTCCCAGTttaggaggagagggaagtgcAGGGGCAGGCTGTACCTGGCTGGGTGCCTGCAGAGTGGGGCAGGGCATGGGAAGCTGGCTGGGATGCTGGGGTGGCCCCAGGGTGTGTaggcacagggcagagctgcccaggcagtgctgctctccttgcAGGGTGGTTCTGTTCCTTGACTGTGTTGCACTGTGCTGGAGTTGGTGATTTGCTTTTTCTCAGTCTGGTCTATTCTGGGCCTCTCAGGTTTTCACACTTACTTAGTGGCCTCCAACCTGACGACCAATGAAGATGTGAGTACTGTGCCCCCTGGCACCCTGCAGGGCtggccctgctccctcctgggcTGTGGAGGGCATTCCTGGCTGCCTGCCTCAGTGCAGTAtctcagtgctgcctgcactgcctgccTCTGGTAAGGCACTGCTgagccagcagcccctgcccaggctgTTGAGGCTGTGGATTTTGGTTGCTGAGCAGGGGAGGAGACAGTGCCACACGTGGTgcttggcagtgccaggctctggggTCACACACTGCAGTGTCTGAAAGGGGTTTCCAGCCTGTTTGTGACTTTGCTTAAAATTAGGTCTTCTGAGGTTAAAGCCAGCAGGCTGGCCCCAGAGGTGCCTTTGGGTGTTAGCCTGGGACGTGGTGCTGTGAGTTCAGCAGCTCACAGAACCACAACCTTCCCCTGAGAGCCTGGGCAGGTCTCCTGCTCTGTTGGTTCCTCATCTCTAAGAAGCAAATCATCTACAGACACCTCCTGAAAGCCACCTCGAGCCTGGGTGCCTGCAGTCTCCAGGGCCAAATGAGtgccctgagcagggcaggatctGTTTGATCCCTGGATTCAAAGTACACTCTCCTGGCCAGGAGTCTCTGGGATCCttgctggcagctcctggcactgcagagagcaCTTCTGCAGcccttttttgtttggggtggtttgggtttttttacctgttttcccctcccctttccacttttctgttctgttcagAGCTGTGCTTAGACCTGCTCCAGGCCACCTAAGTGAAGCTCCTGGAGGTTGCAGCCCAGaactgagagcagcagaggcctCTTGCCTCTCTGTGCTGCCCATGTGTCAGCTTTGTGCTGCAAGTGGGGAGAGgaagtaaaaacaaaaggaggaaaTGCCCTGGGGaatggctggctgcagccaggagccTGAGGTACAGCATCTGCTGCCCACTGCTGTGTGCCCAGCTTGGGGTGAGCAGGGCTCTGAAACCAGAGCCCCAgcaacagctgcccaggggggagaTGGGGAAGCTGCTTCCTcccagtgcagcacagcctggggatCCCCTGCTTGGCTGTGCAGCCTGAGGAGCTCAGGAGGGCTGTGAGCtggagccctgccctgctgagctctCAGCCTAGGAGAGAGcacgaggaggaggaggctgctgctgcaggtggtgcAGCACTGagggtgcccagctctggggctctctgGCTGCAAGGCTGACCCTGGCAGAAGCAGGAACAGCTCTTTGCTGTCTCCTTTGgctgcccttctgcagctgtgctgcttgtcAGAGCAAAGAGAGGAGGGGGCTTGCAGCAAGAGGAGCCTTCAGCAAGGATTCAGCCACCCCAGCAGCAAGGATTTGAACCCAGGCCATTGCTGTGGAGTTCCTCCACTGCTACATCTCTCCTGCCTCACTCCCTGCTTGTGCTTTGTCTTTCAGATCAAAGGGTCCTGGTCGAGTAAGAGGGGCTCAGAGTTTGCCAATCCCTACAGCCATAAGAGCATCCTCACAaactgctgtgcagtgctgtgtggacCTTTCCATCCCAGGTAGGAGCCTTTGACCCCCAGGGTGCTGGGACCTGCATCCTGCTCTGA
The Indicator indicator isolate 239-I01 chromosome 33, UM_Iind_1.1, whole genome shotgun sequence DNA segment above includes these coding regions:
- the ZDHHC18 gene encoding palmitoyltransferase ZDHHC18 translates to MKDCEYRQIPPGVAVPAPGTVTSPPPLPTGSERPSAARRPRRKWEVFPGRNRFYCGGRLMLARHSGVFVLTLGLILATSGLFFAFDCPFLASHLTLAIPIIAAVLFFFVISCLLQTSFRDPGILPRATPSEAADLEKRIDSMGTSTYRPPARTMEVVINKYVVKLKYCYTCRMFRPPRTSHCSVCDNCVERFDHHCPWVGNCVGKRNYRYFYAFILSLSFLTAFIFACVVTHLTLRSQRDGFLTTLKTTPASVLELVICFFSVWSILGLSGFHTYLVASNLTTNEDIKGSWSSKRGSEFANPYSHKSILTNCCAVLCGPFHPSLIDRRGFIQPEAGTPSSPKSEIPSFGAKTDTSMVGGIP